A genome region from Trichosurus vulpecula isolate mTriVul1 chromosome 5, mTriVul1.pri, whole genome shotgun sequence includes the following:
- the LOC118850977 gene encoding olfactory receptor 10AC1-like yields MEGAWNETEMPPDFFLQGFSEFPHLQPFLFVLLLVVHLATLSGNLVILVSVASVASRPPMLLFLCQLSAIELCYTLVVVPRCLADLARGQNRGSPISFVGCAVQMQMFVALGGAECFLLAAMAYDRYVAICHPLRYPAMMTPGLCGRLAISCCLGGLAVSLFLTVAVFQLPFCGSHLLVHFFCDITAVLHLACTHSYVEELPLLVACIVLLLVPSFLILTSYGAIVGALRCLHSSGGRRKAASTCASHLAVTLLHYGCATFMYARPKTSYAPKQDRTLALVYTNVTPLLYPLIYSFRNREVTTAIHRVLRLKGDSHSLVTG; encoded by the coding sequence ATGGAAGGTGCATGGAATGAAACAGAGATGCCTCCTGACTTCTTTCTACAAGGCTTCTCTGAATTCCCTCACCTACAGCCTTTCCTCTTTGTGCTCCTGTTAGTCGTACATCTGGCCACCCTGAGTGGAAACCTGGTCATCCTTGTGTCTGTGGCCTCAGTTGCCAGTCGCCCCCCAATGTTACTCTTCCTGTGCCAGCTGTCAGCTATTGAGCTCTGCTATACATTGGTAGTAGTGCCCCGCTGCCTAGCTGACCTAGCCAGGGGCCAAAACCGAGGCAGCCCCATCTCGTTTGTGGGCTGTGCAGTGCAAATGCAGATGTTTGTGGCCCTTGGAGGAGCCGAGTGTTTCCTACTAGCAGCCATGGCCTACGACCGCTATGTGGCCATCTGCCACCCTCTGCGCTATCCAGCCATGATGACTCCAGGACTCTGTGGGAGGCTGGCTATAAGCTGCTGCCTTGGGGGACTGGCAGTCTCCCTGTTTCTCACAGTGGCTGTCTTCCAATTGCCCTTTTGTGGTTCTCACCTGTTGGTTCACTTCTTCTGTGACATCACTGCTGTGCTACACCTTGCCTGTACCCACAGCTATGTGGAGGAACTGCCCCTACTTGTGGCCTGCATTGTGCTGTTATTGGTGCCCTCTTTCCTGATCCTGACTTCCTATGGTGCCATTGTGGGTGCCCTGAGATGCCTGCATTCATCTGGGGGCCGCAGGAAGGCTGCATCCACTTGTGCCTCCCACCTGGCAGTTACTCTGCTGCACTATGGCTGTGCCACTTTCATGTATGCACGACCCAAGACCAGTTATGCCCCAAAGCAGGACCGGACACTGGCACTTGTCTATACCAATGTGACACCCCTACTTTACCCACTCATCTACAGTTTCCGTAATCGGGAAGTCACCACAGCCATACACAGGGTACTGAGGTTGAAAGGAGACAGTCATTCCCTGGTTACTGGGTGA